The following coding sequences lie in one Mucilaginibacter sp. KACC 22773 genomic window:
- a CDS encoding dicarboxylate/amino acid:cation symporter, with amino-acid sequence MNDWFKNYKGIILLMAGIMVGSIAGIFLGDKVSIIKPIGDIFLNLLFTAVVPLVFFAIASAIAGLDATNKLGKLLGVTSLVFLGTVLIAAIVTIIAIWIFPIHQHLVANPITEAIDKKPLGDQLTNLFTTSEFYQLLSRKSMMAMIIFSVLIGFATLNAGEKGAAFTRFLHSGNEVFKNIFILIMKLGPIGLGAYFAYQVGVFGPQLFGGYARSMALYYGVGAFYFVAIFSLYAFIAGGVGAVKRYWKNNIIPSATAVGTCSSIATIPANLDAAKKMGIRDVIANVTIPLGGTLHKDGSSISSIVKMAVVFALFGNSFNNVQTIVVALALTVLVSLVEGGIPNGGYIGELLFISAYGFPPEALPPAMIIGTLVDPMATLLNATGDTVAAMMISRFVDGKNWMGPEPLKG; translated from the coding sequence ATGAATGATTGGTTCAAAAACTACAAGGGCATCATATTGCTGATGGCGGGTATTATGGTTGGCAGTATTGCCGGCATTTTTTTAGGCGATAAGGTAAGTATTATTAAACCCATAGGCGATATTTTCCTGAACCTGTTATTCACTGCAGTGGTGCCCCTGGTTTTCTTTGCCATCGCATCGGCCATTGCCGGGTTGGATGCCACAAATAAGCTGGGGAAGTTATTAGGAGTAACCTCGCTGGTATTTTTGGGTACTGTACTGATAGCGGCCATAGTAACTATTATTGCTATCTGGATCTTCCCCATTCATCAGCATTTGGTGGCCAACCCCATTACGGAAGCCATTGACAAAAAACCTTTGGGCGACCAGCTCACCAACCTATTTACCACCAGCGAATTTTACCAGTTGTTATCGCGCAAAAGCATGATGGCCATGATCATATTTTCGGTACTTATTGGCTTTGCCACCCTTAATGCCGGCGAAAAGGGTGCTGCGTTCACCCGCTTTTTGCATAGCGGTAACGAGGTGTTTAAAAACATTTTTATCCTGATCATGAAACTGGGGCCTATTGGGTTAGGGGCTTATTTTGCCTACCAGGTGGGCGTGTTCGGCCCGCAGCTATTTGGGGGCTACGCCCGTTCGATGGCTTTGTACTATGGTGTGGGCGCGTTTTATTTTGTTGCCATATTTAGCCTTTACGCTTTCATAGCGGGCGGCGTAGGTGCGGTAAAAAGGTATTGGAAAAATAACATTATCCCATCGGCTACAGCTGTGGGCACATGCAGCAGCATTGCAACTATTCCGGCTAACCTTGATGCCGCAAAAAAAATGGGCATCCGGGATGTTATCGCCAATGTAACTATTCCGCTGGGCGGCACCCTGCACAAGGATGGCTCGAGCATATCCTCAATTGTGAAAATGGCGGTGGTGTTTGCACTCTTCGGCAATAGCTTTAATAACGTACAAACCATTGTGGTAGCGCTGGCTTTAACAGTACTGGTAAGCCTGGTTGAAGGCGGCATACCCAACGGCGGTTATATAGGCGAATTGTTGTTTATATCGGCCTACGGCTTTCCGCCCGAAGCCTTGCCGCCCGCTATGATCATTGGCACATTGGTTGACCCCATGGCTACCCTGCTAAATGCGACCGGCGATACCGTGGCTGCCATGATGATTTCCCGCTTCGTAGATGGAAAAAACTGGATGGGCCCTGAACCTCTGAAGGGGTAG
- a CDS encoding HD domain-containing protein yields MQIDKAGEFILDKIKRELPVHFYYHNATHAQDVYNAAKQLALGEGIDLAETTLLLTAALFHDSGFLCGVDDHESNSCKIARKHLPAFNYTEAQIAVVCDIIMATKIPQKPHNKLGEIICDADLDYLGRNDFFILSKRLFSELEITHKLKTEQEWDKQQVSFLKSHRYFTKTAIGLRAAEKEKHLCTITERLI; encoded by the coding sequence ATGCAGATTGATAAGGCCGGGGAATTTATCCTGGATAAAATAAAACGCGAACTCCCGGTACATTTTTACTACCACAATGCAACCCATGCGCAGGATGTATACAATGCTGCTAAACAGTTAGCTTTAGGTGAAGGTATCGATTTAGCAGAAACTACTTTGCTGCTTACAGCCGCCCTGTTTCATGATTCGGGCTTTTTGTGCGGGGTAGATGATCATGAAAGCAACTCCTGTAAAATAGCCCGTAAGCATCTGCCGGCCTTTAATTATACGGAGGCCCAGATAGCCGTTGTTTGCGATATCATTATGGCTACCAAAATACCCCAGAAACCGCATAACAAGCTTGGCGAAATTATTTGTGATGCCGATTTGGATTATTTAGGGCGGAATGATTTTTTTATCCTTAGTAAAAGGTTATTTTCGGAACTTGAAATAACCCATAAACTGAAAACAGAACAGGAGTGGGATAAACAGCAGGTAAGCTTTCTGAAAAGCCACCGCTATTTCACCAAAACAGCTATCGGTTTACGGGCAGCTGAAAAAGAAAAGCACCTGTGTACAATAACTGAAAGATTAATATAA
- a CDS encoding YitT family protein has protein sequence MTKPEHSLSEIIKDVVTVIIGILFCGFALKGFLVPNQFFDGGVTGISLLIHELYHINIAFVIIAANIPFIIMGMFQVNRSFALKTFACVIGLGVCLLYVPYPVITSDKLLVSIFGGVFMGLGVGLSIRGGCALDGIEILALYTLKRSSFTISEIILGINIIIFLIAAFELGLPTALYSILTYYTASRTISFVIDGLEEYTAVNIISGQSEIIKQKLVMELGRGITIYKGERGFLKESFDVHQPVDIIFTVITRFEVRRLKNLVHSIDPKAFVFTNSIKEAAGGVLKKRVREH, from the coding sequence ATGACTAAACCGGAACATAGTTTATCTGAAATAATTAAGGATGTAGTAACCGTAATTATCGGGATTTTATTTTGCGGATTTGCCCTGAAAGGTTTTTTGGTGCCTAACCAATTTTTTGATGGAGGCGTAACAGGTATATCCCTGCTGATTCATGAGCTTTATCACATCAATATCGCTTTTGTGATTATAGCTGCCAATATTCCGTTCATCATTATGGGAATGTTCCAGGTGAACAGGTCTTTTGCGCTCAAAACTTTTGCCTGCGTAATAGGGCTTGGGGTTTGCTTGTTGTATGTACCTTATCCGGTTATTACATCCGATAAGCTATTGGTATCCATATTCGGCGGTGTGTTTATGGGCCTGGGTGTTGGCCTTTCCATTCGTGGCGGCTGTGCGTTAGATGGGATTGAGATATTGGCGCTTTACACCTTAAAGCGCAGTAGTTTTACTATCAGCGAGATTATTTTAGGCATCAACATTATTATATTTTTAATAGCTGCGTTTGAACTTGGCCTGCCAACCGCATTATACTCCATTTTAACCTACTACACCGCATCGCGCACCATTAGCTTTGTAATTGACGGGCTGGAAGAATACACGGCGGTAAACATCATATCCGGCCAAAGCGAGATCATCAAACAAAAACTGGTTATGGAACTGGGCCGGGGTATTACCATTTACAAAGGCGAGCGCGGCTTTCTAAAAGAAAGCTTTGATGTTCACCAGCCTGTCGATATCATTTTCACCGTAATAACTCGCTTCGAGGTACGCCGCCTCAAAAACCTGGTGCACAGCATTGATCCCAAAGCATTCGTATTTACCAACAGCATCAAAGAAGCTGCAGGTGGGGTGTTAAAGAAAAGGGTTAGGGAGCATTGA
- a CDS encoding adenylate/guanylate cyclase domain-containing protein — translation MAKILVVDDELDLELLIKQKFRKKIREKVYDFVFAHNGFEALTKLAEDPEIDMILSDINMPEMDGLTLLTKLPEANPILKAVMVSAYSDMDNIRTAMNRGAFDFVVKPVNFDDLDITIEKTLMHVLELKKTMQAIKENNILRMYVDENVLNFMTHKEFETSLLSNETVDATVLFIDICGFTAISEHVPANAVVSLINKLFDMMVQEIIAQTGHIDKFMGDAVMAVFRGEYHLDRAIDAALAVREKMHSTETIVYGDKTFKPDVSIGINSGEMISGNIGSASLKRLDYTVIGDAVNLAQRLQGVAKANQIVVTEEVYQKAKESFELKKIGEVTLKNKAKPVEIYEVVS, via the coding sequence ATGGCCAAAATACTGGTGGTTGATGATGAATTGGACCTGGAATTATTGATAAAACAAAAATTCAGGAAAAAGATCCGTGAAAAAGTATATGATTTTGTATTCGCCCACAACGGTTTTGAAGCATTAACCAAACTTGCCGAAGACCCGGAGATTGATATGATTTTGAGTGATATCAATATGCCCGAAATGGACGGCCTTACCCTGCTTACCAAACTGCCCGAGGCCAACCCTATATTAAAAGCTGTAATGGTATCGGCCTACAGCGATATGGATAACATCCGCACGGCCATGAACCGCGGCGCGTTTGACTTTGTGGTTAAACCGGTAAATTTTGACGACCTGGATATTACCATCGAAAAAACTTTGATGCATGTGCTGGAGTTGAAAAAAACCATGCAGGCCATCAAAGAAAATAACATTCTGAGAATGTATGTTGATGAGAATGTGCTTAACTTTATGACCCATAAGGAGTTTGAAACAAGCCTGCTGAGCAACGAAACTGTTGACGCCACTGTTTTATTCATCGACATATGCGGCTTTACGGCCATATCCGAACATGTACCCGCCAACGCCGTTGTTAGTTTAATTAACAAGCTTTTTGACATGATGGTGCAGGAAATTATTGCCCAAACCGGCCACATAGATAAATTTATGGGCGATGCCGTTATGGCGGTATTCCGCGGGGAGTACCACCTAGACCGTGCCATAGATGCCGCCCTTGCCGTGCGCGAAAAAATGCACAGCACCGAGACTATAGTTTACGGCGATAAAACTTTTAAACCCGATGTATCCATCGGCATAAACTCGGGCGAAATGATATCAGGCAACATTGGTTCTGCCTCCCTGAAACGCCTTGATTATACCGTAATAGGTGATGCCGTAAACCTGGCCCAGCGCCTGCAGGGTGTAGCCAAAGCCAACCAGATTGTGGTTACCGAAGAAGTTTACCAAAAAGCCAAAGAATCCTTCGAGCTCAAAAAAATTGGCGAAGTAACGTTGAAGAACAAAGCGAAACCGGTGGAGATTTATGAAGTAGTGAGTTAG
- a CDS encoding response regulator produces the protein MKILVVDDEADVQPLFLQRFRKEIKNGEIEFNFAQSGEEAMSFLAVNHSEVILILSDINMPGMTGLELLDKIRHTYEKPPPVVMMITAYGDEENYQKSMELGANDFLTKPLDFNNLKEKLKHIEQ, from the coding sequence ATGAAAATACTTGTTGTTGATGACGAGGCTGATGTACAACCACTGTTTTTGCAACGCTTTCGCAAAGAGATAAAAAATGGCGAAATCGAATTTAATTTCGCGCAATCGGGCGAGGAAGCCATGTCGTTTTTGGCGGTTAACCACTCTGAAGTGATCCTGATATTATCCGACATCAATATGCCCGGCATGACGGGGTTAGAATTGCTTGACAAGATAAGGCACACCTATGAGAAACCACCACCGGTGGTCATGATGATTACTGCCTATGGCGATGAGGAAAACTATCAAAAATCGATGGAGTTGGGTGCTAATGACTTTTTAACCAAGCCCCTTGATTTTAATAATTTAAAAGAAAAACTAAAACACATAGAACAATAA
- a CDS encoding sensor histidine kinase — protein sequence MIGIEPAVTIFLTTQLRKSLKDRGIVSEWDKYLLYVLYGAVAVMMGSIFLEKEGLIRWFGHILLAWLISLPFTREEFKANRSIINWVLPFAVAVIFSDLVRLVASGFYDKHNDLFENSVGFTVLWLFAMWWINRKQAKALETERIKRRNEEEQNRMMAAMKVNLESEVKQRTAELTNQKEELQHALSELRSTQAQLVQQEKMASLGELTAGIAHEIQNPLNFVNNFSEVSIELLDELKDEVLSKLPDDIKQEADDIINDITQNLTKINQHGKRADAIVKGMLQHSRTTTGKKEPTDINALADEYLRLSYHGLRAKDKMFNAGMKTSFDENIGKIEAIPQDLGRVLLNLFNNSFYSVAEKKKQNIAGYEPTVTVVTKKLPNAVEITVSDNGTGIPQKVLDKIYQPFFTTKPTGQGTGLGLSMSYDIITKGHGGDLKVETAEGEFAKFVITIPDVKAN from the coding sequence ATGATAGGAATAGAACCTGCTGTAACCATATTTCTTACAACCCAACTACGCAAAAGTTTAAAAGACCGGGGCATCGTTAGCGAATGGGATAAATACCTTTTGTATGTATTATACGGCGCTGTGGCCGTAATGATGGGAAGCATTTTTCTTGAAAAAGAAGGGCTGATCAGGTGGTTTGGGCATATTCTTTTAGCATGGCTTATATCCCTACCGTTTACAAGAGAAGAGTTTAAGGCAAATCGCTCTATTATCAATTGGGTGCTGCCATTTGCGGTGGCCGTAATTTTTAGCGACCTGGTACGGCTGGTTGCATCCGGCTTTTATGACAAGCATAACGACCTTTTTGAAAACTCGGTAGGCTTTACCGTGCTCTGGCTTTTTGCCATGTGGTGGATAAACCGCAAGCAAGCCAAAGCGCTTGAAACAGAACGAATAAAGCGCCGCAATGAAGAAGAGCAGAACCGCATGATGGCCGCCATGAAAGTTAACCTGGAAAGCGAAGTAAAGCAACGTACCGCCGAACTAACCAACCAGAAGGAAGAACTGCAACACGCCCTATCCGAACTGAGAAGCACCCAGGCACAACTGGTACAGCAGGAAAAAATGGCATCGCTGGGCGAGCTTACGGCCGGTATAGCCCATGAAATTCAAAACCCGCTTAATTTTGTAAACAACTTTAGCGAAGTGAGTATCGAATTGCTGGATGAACTTAAAGATGAGGTATTAAGCAAGCTGCCCGACGATATTAAACAGGAAGCGGATGATATTATAAACGATATTACCCAAAACCTAACCAAAATAAACCAGCATGGCAAACGTGCCGACGCCATAGTAAAAGGGATGCTGCAGCACTCGCGTACCACTACAGGTAAAAAAGAACCAACCGATATTAATGCGCTTGCCGATGAATACCTGCGCTTAAGCTACCATGGTTTACGGGCCAAAGACAAAATGTTTAACGCTGGCATGAAAACCAGTTTCGATGAAAACATTGGTAAAATTGAAGCCATTCCACAAGATCTGGGCCGGGTACTTTTAAATCTGTTTAACAACTCCTTTTACTCGGTGGCCGAAAAGAAAAAGCAAAACATTGCCGGCTATGAGCCCACTGTAACGGTGGTTACCAAAAAATTACCAAACGCCGTTGAAATTACCGTAAGCGATAACGGAACGGGCATCCCTCAAAAGGTATTGGACAAAATATACCAGCCCTTTTTTACCACCAAACCAACGGGCCAGGGAACGGGGTTAGGCCTGTCTATGAGTTATGATATCATTACCAAAGGCCATGGCGGCGATTTAAAGGTAGAGACTGCGGAGGGCGAGTTTGCTAAGTTTGTGATCACTATTCCGGATGTAAAAGCCAATTAA
- a CDS encoding helix-turn-helix domain-containing protein: MNKSILRSTFNLLNIDHVELNKNWNYKNVTSTFYRLYYIDGGEGVLYNADSSIKLEPDYIYLVPSFTTCNYYCDNYLSQYYICFAEESVDGASLFSSNRKIFKLKAADNALACFKRILQLNPNRSLYISYNPKVYEKRPVQKNFEELNQLMHASAYMETYGLLLQLVSMFLKPDVFLMEDKSIIHSKISDAINYIQTNLHQNITVAQLAKRANHNADYFSRLFFENTGERPLTYIQSKRIERAQLLLTTTSMPFYEIAAETGFESLAYFSRVFRNITGQTPGSYKKNSLVM; this comes from the coding sequence ATGAACAAAAGCATTTTAAGATCAACATTCAATTTACTGAATATTGACCATGTAGAACTAAACAAAAACTGGAACTACAAAAATGTTACCAGTACATTTTACCGGCTGTATTATATCGACGGCGGAGAAGGCGTGCTATATAATGCCGATAGCAGCATTAAACTGGAGCCAGACTATATATACCTGGTGCCGAGTTTTACCACCTGCAATTATTATTGCGACAACTATTTAAGCCAGTATTATATCTGCTTTGCCGAGGAATCTGTTGACGGCGCCTCGCTGTTTTCATCAAACCGTAAAATATTTAAGTTAAAAGCCGCCGATAATGCGCTGGCATGTTTTAAACGCATACTGCAATTAAACCCTAACCGGAGTTTGTATATATCCTACAATCCGAAAGTTTACGAGAAGCGGCCTGTGCAAAAAAACTTCGAGGAATTGAACCAGCTGATGCATGCATCGGCTTATATGGAAACCTATGGTTTGCTTTTGCAATTGGTATCGATGTTTTTAAAACCGGATGTTTTCTTGATGGAAGATAAAAGCATCATCCACTCCAAAATATCTGATGCTATCAATTATATACAAACCAACCTGCACCAAAACATTACGGTTGCCCAGCTGGCCAAACGCGCCAACCATAATGCCGATTATTTTTCGCGCCTGTTTTTTGAAAATACCGGCGAGCGGCCCTTAACCTACATTCAATCAAAACGCATTGAACGCGCGCAATTGTTGCTTACCACAACCAGTATGCCTTTTTATGAAATAGCCGCCGAAACGGGTTTTGAGAGCCTCGCCTATTTTTCGAGGGTGTTCAGGAATATTACCGGGCAAACACCCGGATCATATAAAAAAAACAGCCTGGTGATGTAG
- a CDS encoding DUF1553 domain-containing protein codes for MMLRSFLVTLSAVMVTGSGLFFYSSAVDLPADVQKAYDALPPTVDYNIDVKPILSNKCFACHGPDKNKQKAGLRLDIAANAYAEVPDDIGVVAIKPGDLQHSEVVKRILSTDSTYLMPAPESHHTLSAYEKAVIIKWIKTGAVYKPHWAFVKPVKAAVPVVEGAVNNPIDNFVLARLKRQNLLPSKEADKELLLRRLSLDLTGLPPTLKEIDDFLKDASPNAYEKQVDRLLASPHYGEKMAVDWLDAARFADSHGYTVDRIRDMSPYRDWVIKAFNSNFSYDKFIQWQLAGDLMPHPTKDMIIATAFNRNHQQNMEGGVVEEEYQTEYVIDRTNTFGSAVLGMTVGCAKCHDHKFDPISQKNYYQLFSFFNNVKEAGQISWDDALPTPTLMLPTAQKEKILTFINDNIAQQKNTIAQTESKATAEFDKWLANGEYKKLATEKIPANGLQASFNFDKGDLASSVNPKDMGTMKREGGQAGDAPLFEAKGDGKALALNGDTWLDLNKIGVFRKSQPFSIGIWVNIPKQLSEGVIFHKGNSERLYNFRGYHLYLKNNKLELNMAHTGPSNAITLVTVDDVPRDRWMQLTATYDGSAKADGFKLYLDGSEMKMETTMDQLTKDILFMGDSQPGLQVGAWERGRGFKDGKVDDVVVYNRTLTAFEVKILAQKDSWQQVAAKSKDALGADDIGKLKAYYVTAVDPLMLAETKKLTALRTTLSDSTENVAELMVMQEMAKPKNSYLLNRGNYDMPGEQVFPNTPEAILPFAADLPKNRYGLAQWATNTDNPLVARVAVNRLWQNFFGTGLVKTSEDFGNQGEMPSHPELLDWLATTFVEQGWDMKALNKLIVMSATYRQDSRPTKEAAEKDPENRYLSHGPAYRMPAEMIRDNALFASGLLNTQIGGKSIKPYQPAGLWEINNTTYTPDTGKAVYRRSLYVIVKRSVPNPTLATFDAPSRSYCIIRRQKTNTPLQALVTLNDPTFVEAAKVLGEQMARNADGKQAITTAYRKLTSRSPTPDEVSLLMALQQVELKKFKTHPEKQKGWLTAGQYRVDKKLDGALIAANTVVASAILNSDASLTKR; via the coding sequence ATGATGCTGAGGTCTTTTTTAGTAACGCTGAGTGCCGTAATGGTAACAGGCAGCGGGTTGTTTTTTTATTCATCGGCTGTCGACTTGCCCGCTGATGTACAAAAAGCATACGATGCCTTGCCGCCAACGGTTGATTATAACATTGATGTAAAGCCCATACTATCCAATAAGTGCTTTGCCTGCCATGGCCCCGATAAAAACAAGCAAAAGGCCGGTTTACGGCTGGACATAGCTGCAAATGCCTACGCCGAAGTACCCGATGATATAGGCGTTGTTGCCATTAAACCCGGCGACTTGCAACATAGCGAGGTGGTAAAACGCATTTTATCAACCGATTCAACCTACCTGATGCCCGCGCCCGAATCGCACCATACGTTGTCGGCTTATGAAAAAGCTGTCATTATAAAATGGATAAAAACCGGAGCTGTATATAAACCCCATTGGGCCTTTGTAAAACCTGTGAAGGCGGCCGTTCCCGTGGTTGAAGGCGCTGTGAATAACCCTATTGATAACTTTGTGCTGGCCAGGCTTAAGCGGCAAAACCTGCTGCCATCCAAAGAAGCTGATAAAGAATTGCTGTTGCGCAGGCTTTCGCTCGACCTTACCGGCCTGCCGCCAACGCTGAAAGAGATTGATGATTTTTTAAAAGATGCATCGCCTAATGCCTATGAAAAACAGGTAGACCGCCTGTTGGCATCGCCCCATTATGGCGAAAAAATGGCGGTGGATTGGCTGGATGCCGCCCGTTTTGCCGATTCGCATGGGTACACGGTAGATAGGATAAGGGATATGTCGCCCTACCGCGATTGGGTGATCAAGGCTTTTAACAGCAACTTTAGCTACGATAAATTCATCCAGTGGCAATTGGCAGGCGATTTGATGCCGCACCCAACAAAAGATATGATCATTGCTACCGCCTTTAACCGCAATCACCAGCAAAATATGGAAGGCGGCGTTGTTGAGGAGGAATACCAAACCGAATATGTGATTGACCGTACCAATACCTTTGGCAGCGCGGTATTAGGCATGACCGTAGGCTGCGCCAAATGCCATGACCATAAGTTTGACCCGATATCGCAAAAGAATTACTACCAGTTGTTCAGCTTTTTTAATAACGTAAAAGAGGCCGGGCAAATATCCTGGGACGATGCTTTGCCAACGCCAACTTTGATGCTGCCAACGGCTCAAAAAGAAAAAATACTTACTTTTATTAATGACAACATCGCGCAGCAAAAAAACACGATAGCCCAAACAGAAAGTAAGGCTACTGCTGAGTTTGATAAATGGCTTGCCAATGGCGAATATAAAAAACTGGCCACTGAAAAAATCCCGGCTAATGGCTTACAGGCCAGTTTTAATTTTGATAAGGGCGACCTGGCAAGCAGCGTAAACCCTAAAGATATGGGCACTATGAAACGCGAAGGCGGCCAGGCCGGCGATGCACCTTTATTTGAGGCTAAGGGCGATGGCAAGGCATTGGCTTTGAATGGTGATACCTGGCTGGATTTAAATAAGATTGGCGTCTTCCGCAAATCGCAGCCCTTTAGCATCGGTATTTGGGTTAACATTCCTAAACAGTTAAGCGAAGGTGTTATTTTTCATAAAGGCAATTCCGAACGGCTGTACAATTTTAGGGGCTATCATTTATACCTCAAAAATAATAAGCTGGAACTCAACATGGCCCACACCGGGCCTTCAAATGCAATAACCCTGGTTACGGTTGATGACGTGCCTCGCGACAGGTGGATGCAGCTTACGGCAACCTATGATGGATCGGCAAAGGCGGATGGTTTTAAACTGTACCTGGATGGCAGCGAAATGAAAATGGAAACCACCATGGATCAGCTTACCAAGGATATTTTATTTATGGGCGATAGCCAGCCCGGGTTACAGGTTGGCGCCTGGGAACGAGGGCGTGGTTTTAAAGATGGAAAGGTAGACGATGTTGTAGTATACAACCGGACCCTTACCGCTTTCGAGGTGAAAATACTGGCGCAAAAGGATAGCTGGCAGCAGGTGGCTGCAAAAAGCAAGGATGCCCTGGGTGCCGATGATATTGGTAAGCTAAAAGCCTACTATGTTACCGCCGTTGACCCGCTGATGCTGGCCGAAACAAAAAAGTTAACCGCTTTGCGCACCACTTTATCAGATTCGACCGAAAATGTGGCCGAGTTGATGGTAATGCAGGAAATGGCTAAGCCTAAAAACTCATACCTGCTTAACCGCGGCAATTACGATATGCCTGGCGAACAGGTTTTTCCCAACACGCCCGAAGCTATACTGCCATTTGCGGCCGATTTGCCTAAAAACAGGTACGGCTTAGCACAATGGGCTACAAATACCGATAATCCGCTGGTAGCAAGGGTAGCGGTAAACCGTTTGTGGCAAAACTTTTTTGGAACCGGGCTGGTGAAAACCAGCGAAGATTTTGGCAACCAGGGCGAAATGCCCAGCCACCCCGAACTGCTGGACTGGCTGGCTACAACCTTTGTTGAGCAGGGCTGGGATATGAAAGCTTTGAACAAACTGATCGTGATGTCGGCTACGTACCGCCAGGATTCGCGGCCGACTAAAGAGGCTGCTGAAAAAGATCCCGAAAATCGTTACCTGTCGCACGGCCCGGCGTACCGGATGCCTGCCGAGATGATTCGCGACAATGCCTTATTTGCCAGCGGGTTGTTAAATACCCAAATAGGCGGCAAAAGTATAAAACCATACCAGCCTGCCGGTTTATGGGAAATTAATAATACCACTTACACACCGGATACCGGGAAGGCGGTGTACAGGCGCAGTTTGTACGTTATTGTAAAGCGATCTGTCCCCAACCCAACGCTTGCTACGTTTGACGCGCCATCGCGCAGCTATTGTATTATCCGCAGGCAAAAAACCAATACGCCATTGCAGGCTTTGGTAACCCTGAACGACCCTACGTTTGTGGAGGCCGCCAAAGTTTTGGGCGAACAAATGGCCCGAAATGCTGATGGTAAGCAAGCTATAACTACTGCCTACCGCAAACTAACCAGCCGAAGCCCGACGCCAGATGAAGTAAGCCTGTTGATGGCCCTGCAACAGGTAGAACTCAAGAAGTTTAAAACACACCCCGAGAAACAAAAGGGCTGGCTTACCGCCGGCCAGTACCGGGTAGATAAAAAGCTGGATGGCGCTTTAATAGCCGCCAATACCGTAGTGGCCAGCGCCATTTTAAATTCAGATGCATCATTAACCAAAAGATAA